Proteins encoded together in one Hylaeus volcanicus isolate JK05 chromosome 3, UHH_iyHylVolc1.0_haploid, whole genome shotgun sequence window:
- the LOC128874079 gene encoding uncharacterized protein LOC128874079 isoform X2 — translation MSSHIQKSCVGLEATLSDSKKKYGDKVNALLSAWEHVANLIPGATPEATQALIEWVHNHTLKLVLRGEWPSLAPATKTHLSVTLQRCASHLVQHPAAPRCTALIGLVHNPWARPALDSILNGQPDSEHEEEFCCSEKGELLTMRLEILCEDRCEDIAVNLAAACVRSLRRSDRLRSLSDSQHVHYMIDVYIVLLFKLKRMQDIFAQLKLMDIRDGLELVQRLSGERPTKYGTARVWRNSVKAAELVAQYLVTAGMVSPVSDTGAHILEQILSSWAILHSKLKDVDTPLPGVIRKLIEPAESAQHIYIFCAVLAKHFGDSIKPLVIELYIRALTTDMNELESQKAKSDKEKVRETAKRLSAQFLKLAVVVDSNIGIARECVLTAFSLHPTRACYDRIKEIAVACGKTKEDGSTADENVDKLKHAIENNHSNAGLTQNENATVEKNENGESSSSLYGSSLLSTSSLSDPSAAVTTSTVMKKGIDFQNGQVCKNFDRTDQLLKSLLTAPRKGESTLKAGDRCPLHAKREPLFNEPLGELCFNCGEFTGTDIADQKAKDTNESTSGNVERSLDALILIKGDAVTGSSNYDEKSVPNQVLDAEKLGLSPQLCDDLAVVLSSPRYHMLSWVLDWKELNSLCERYLENAEEMRNTNKELKYLNIDYSQFKDWPSEDDTKDIFFGIEKGYEQWVDMPSDNSEQFGSFQPAGTYKRSSTRRSLDDTTTDSDSGSVLRIRRTGKQRKIHRLVSSESDYDSAEHKMKHFRNTVSSLSDSDSNTQDSQADSLGSDNCRLETKKKTGKSSGKEANKKRPKSAKLTVESVSHFHMLVNENVRRTNPNEDASGSDVSSNDIITLFSADMDENKRETIKGSAYTAAAPLIITERRSDPAVLKSLRMFRPQNSKKPTRISQILQKNLLNKSKDNNLENNANSVTKFAPMLSTLNLNPKIVLTRADEIDRRLICSKKQQRLSTGDITSELMNIQKNMPFSPNKNAMSTYQKQKGNRGTNTTKSDLGSINRGRDLNSKSNLGKRKFDILAKAVRDSDILAKNVPGLNSLDMMVPPRMRPTVNVVQLSRNIPQSPNSGSVNSGNTPPRPNRTPSVAGNIQLPGTPSSGGHDSGVGMSPAGQTPPPRSSTLPDVGEEANQPPDGSPTSSMTTNVSSQLEPDSSPRTVPIRRNQQSQSPKKSPSPCSAVTTTTTTTTTTTSSAVATATASIASEQLQIVCKPDGTYQLASVNPNVVSSQRSVLNLQNIDDGGSVGGFSRQTQHGENATSRNTYDRLTSTKTTAQSGQNAGLPKFQQAFRKTIYTLSTDASSGTTSGPATETLVQAASPQKTTNLSKAVQTSVPNAQQSNPSAGINVQSIANIPTNALQLSTGRQILNIVQSSGNNANVATSPNTNQTLTQLVQSVQNASPGVIYTHKIPVTISTTNPSQLNIIPTISHANSIPTGRTPVVKLNIIRATTPLRQQNITGAIQAVLTAPRLQQQQQQPQPQQQQQQQQQPPAVRTDSLIGSPIEVPNQVSSTTLEQLREFESVLEQVKERSTIQPQSHQMISTAATTTVQTQTTTQQTQATKQQQQQQQQQQVSVSALAQQLLMPTQQATNTDFASNGNTVNFQQDIFSQKVSLAYVNQNTAATGTAKTPNTAPVVVVTSYCQPAASPALSVTSQSSSSPCVTPAPAPIPSAGKTPPTPPSSKTVKKSAPKTVKTSATNTSKASPIPKPQQKPQEDEQTAQRIYAILDEYAEQLRNSPDLNNKPAPRRRSNPPTNPSQSSKRKKSSANKAKPVGQQNSELSPSTDDLGRTMGSEDSSSGVVHVQDSPAAGFPAPEESTSNVGNVTDASAEVRNLTNDSNDGVELNVKRRNLIFAEPGSGQPRAVIVQEAVQTSSVSVSEALASVTGKMGSTAVLVPGTNYILPMNLMKGGQQFTIVSSGSKLLATVPATVRTTGNTGVSNTLVLQSFLNQAGKIISQPAQVKQVKIPTLQTLSGNQTLTAAQNVQAASVVIPPSGNGGQFTAETATATATEKSNIIGDLTMAKTDTVTGGVPVEPPSNAIVVNKSNSAIGLIQRNLNEASESQQICGVITSNPNLTLQGTRLFNSSIHKLSTPAGLKSENVVCLTPTAATIAHTTEKKPSQESQVHNEKPVSIQTGATIALAFATQSDVSMLNDSQQQQQQQQKDMKEISTDIIHGGKIISPKAVKRKIDDAMDSMSTIVTSKQPGIMDNATQFLVTGGPSSSDSQESPIQQSSEGIDVSCKVGNGLLYGNARLQEAWEPEGKVSPDTPWRYVPTSTNSLNIEPLNSRYADNPENVQSVLQIINKGQGIEMAGGQIYQTNTKKYFMNHTLEPFQQYTNKSNMMKTPLTPRLERELLQQKMERKAAAIEREMRLQKSLSEECEDLGVDEPSTSDLFPEADLLFDTNHSPSFDHSSQDASCSQPLGMKSYGGSYFRSLDSSSGSRDASPVADFKVNERRKITSQRTRSSKDSLKRSKREKVEDLHLENPVKHLRLTLDNSSQDEASNSNSDVSRLSPTNLGSLENDSLKNTGRTKIVSRNGSKEGSPSSVSSIPSNMKLDIDLDSESLPPTINVNNVSAASSGDESLTLLSGNTADVTIPSPLSPIAGPMLSTHKYTYTNKKRIASKVTRMDYLSWESPMSERMRSSSDEEDSSVSESIGSQPEENALSNGLDDAVQSLKSLSSERRCSYLKKKEKLEVNTRVVLNRSDHKSGSLSKRIKASESIQDSMMISSDKASEASDDETSNIALVEPDCRARRSSLRGHVKKGCACCNGSPERPKKKSVKSDHSRLKKRLSAKQAGKKR, via the exons GGGCTTGAAGCGACACTGAGTGACAGCAAAAAGAAGTACGGTGACAAGGTGAATGCACTTCTGTCCGCCTGGGAGCATGTCGCCAATCTCATTCCTGGGGCAACGCCAGAGGCCACCCAGGCTCTCATAGAATGGGTTCACAA CCACACATTGAAATTGGTACTGCGCGGGGAGTGGCCGTCGTTGGCACCCGCGACGAAGACGCACCTCAGCGTAACTCTGCAGAGGTGTGCGTCTCACCTGGTGCAACACCCCGCTGCACCCAGGTGTACTGCCCTGATAGGTCTGGTACACAATCCATGGGCACGTCCCGCTCTCGACAGTATACTTAACGGCCAACCGGATTCCGAACATGAAGAGG AATTCTGCTGTTCGGAGAAAGGCGAACTGTTAACGATGAGGCTGGAGATACTTTGCGAGGACCGCTGCGAGGACATAGCAGTGAACCTCGCCGCCGCTTGTGTTCGTTCTCTGCGGCGGAGCGATCGGTTGCGCTCGCTGTCGGATTCTCAACACGTTCACTACATGATCGACGTCTACATTGTTCTCctgtttaaattgaaacgcATGCAAGATATATTCGCTCAA TTAAAATTAATGGACATCCGCGACGGATTGGAGTTGGTCCAAAGACTCAGCGGCGAAAGACCAACGAAATATGGAACTGCGCGTGTTTGGAGGAATTCGGTAAAGGCTGCCGAATTAGTTGCACAATATCTCGTTACCGCCGGCATGGTTAGCCCCGTGTCGGACACGGGTGCGCATATTTTGGAACAAATTCTCAGCTCCTGGGCGATATTGCATTCGAAATTAAAGGACGTCGACACTCCGTTGCCGGGGGTGATAAGGAAATTAATCGAACCCGCCGAGAGCGCCCAGCATATCTACATCTTTTGCGCCGTGCTTGCGAAACAT TTTGGCGATAGCATAAAGCCTCTGGTGATCGAGCTGTACATCAGGGCGTTGACGACGGACATGAACGAGCTGGAGAGTCAAAAGGCAAAGTCCGACAAGGAGAAGGTCCGCGAGACCGCGAAACGTTTGAGCGCTCAGTTCCTTAAACTGGCGGTAGTGGTTGACAGCAACATCGGCATCGCTCGGGAATGCGTTCTTACCGCGTTTTCTCTGCATCCTACGCGAGCATGCTACGACAGGATCAAAGAGATCGCTGTGGCTTGCGGAAAGACGAAAGAGGATGGGTCAACGGCCGATGAAAATGTTGACAAGCTCAAACACGCGATCGAGAATAATCATTCCAACGCAGGGTTGACGCAGAACGAGAACGCCACCGTGGAGAAGAACGAAAATGGGGAATCGTCTTCGTCTTTGTACGGTTCATCCTTGCTTTCGACATCCTCGTTGTCCGACCCGAGCGCAGCTGTTACGACGTCGACGGTAATGAAGAAGGGCATCGATTTTCAGAACGGCCAAGTGTGCAAGAACTTCGATCGGACGGATCAATTATTGAAAAGTCTTTTAACCGCTCCAAGAAAGGGCGAGTCGACGCTGAAAGCGGGCGACAGGTGTCCCTTACATGCGAAGAGAGAACCACTGTTCAATGAACCGCTGGGCGAGCTTTGTTTTAATTGCGGCGAGTTTACAGGGACCGATATCGCCGACCAAAAGGCCAAGGATACGAACGAATCGACGTCTGGGAACGTGGAGAGATCGCTGGATGCGTTGATACTGATCAAAGGCGACGCTGTCACGGGCTCGTCGAATTACGATGAGAAATCGGTGCCGAATCAAGTCCTGGACGCGGAGAAGCTTGGCTTGTCGCCGCAACTTTGCGATGATTTGGCCGTGGTTCTGAGCAGTCCTCGCTATCACATGCTCAGCTGGGTGTTGGATTGGAAGGAGCTGAACAGCCTGTGCGAGAGATACTTAGAGAACGCCGAAGAGATGAGAAACACCAACAAAGAACTGAAGTATCTCAATATCGATTATTCGCAATTCAAAGATTGGCCTTCGGAGGACGACACCAAGGATATCTTTTTCGGCATCGAGAAGGGATACGAGCAATGGGTCGACATGCCTTCCGACAACTCTGAGCAGTTTGGTAGCTTTCAGCCTGCTGGAACGTACAAGAGATCCTCGACCAGAAGGAGTCTCGACGATACTACCACGGATTCTGACAGCGGAAGTGTACTTCGCATCAGGAGGACGGGAAAGCAAAGGAAGATTCACAGGCTGGTGTCATCTGAGAGCGACTACGACAGCGCGgaacataaaatgaaacactTCAGGAACACGGTCAGCTCGTTGTCTGACAGCGACAGCAACACGCAAGACAGTCAGGCGGATAGTCTCGGTAGCGATAATTGTCGAttagaaacgaagaagaagaccgGTAAATCGTCTGGCAAGGAGGCGAACAAGAAACGTCCCAAGTCGGCGAAATTGACCGTGGAGTCGGTCTCGCATTTTCACATGCTCGTCAACGAGAACGTTCGACGCACGAATCCAAACGAAGATGCGAGCGGTTCCGACGTGAGCAGCAACGATATCATAACACTGTTCTCAGCCGATATGGACGAGAACAAACGCGAGACGATCAAAGGCTCGGCGTACACGGCAGCCGCGCCGTTGATAATCACCGAAAGAAGAAGCGACCCCGCGGTACTTAAATCTCTGAGAATGTTCAGGCCACAGAACTCGAAGAAGCCCACAAGAATTTCacaaatattgcaaaagaatCTGCTGAACAAGAGCAAGGacaataatttagaaaataacgCGAACAGCGTGACGAAATTCGCCCCCATGCTCAGCACGTTGAACTTGAATCCGAAGATAGTGTTGACCAGGGCGGACGAGATCGACAGAAGACTGATTTGTTCGAAGAAACAGCAACGATTGAGCACAGGCGACATCACCAGCGAGCTGATGAACATTCAGAAGAACATGCCGTTCTCGCCGAACAAGAACGCGATGTCTACGTATCAGAAGCAGAAGGGGAACAGAGGAACGAACACGACCAAGTCGGATCTAGGTTCCATCAACAGGGGACGAGACTTGAACTCCAAGTCGAATTTGGGGAAGCGAAAGTTCGATATCCTCGCGAAGGCTGTCAGAGACTCGGACATATTGGCGAAAAATGTTCCAGGCTTGAACTCGTTGGACATGATGGTGCCGCCACGAATGCGACCCACCGTGAACGTAGTGCAACTCTCTAGAAACATTCCACAGAGCCCGAATTCGGGCTCGGTTAACAGCGGCAATACTCCTCCTAGACCGAATAGAACACCGAGCGTGGCTGGAAACATTCAATTGCCTGGCACACCCTCCTCTGGGGGACACGACAGCGGCGTGGGTATGAGCCCGGCCGGACAAACACCTCCTCCCAGATCGTCGACTCTTCCCGACGTAGGCGAGGAGGCGAATCAACCACCCGATGGCTCGCCGACTTCCTCGATGACCACGAACGTGTCTAGTCAACTGGAGCCGGATTCGAGTCCCAGAACAGTGCCGATTCGTCGGAATCAGCAAAGTCAGTCGCCCAAAAAGTCGCCTTCTCCTTGTTCCGCAGTCACGACGAcgaccaccaccaccaccaccacgaCAAGCTCAGCCGTTGCTACGGCTACCGCAAGCATCGCGTCCGAGCAGTTGCAGATCGTCTGCAAACCGGACGGTACTTATCAGTTGGCCTCCGTGAACCCAAACGTCGTATCCAGTCAAAGGAGCGTTCTCAATCTGCAAAATATAGACGACGGGGGAAGCGTTGGTGGCTTCTCTCGGCAGACCCAGCACGGAGAGAACGCAACCAGCAGAAATACGTACGATAGACTAACGTCTACGAAGACAACCGCGCAATCCGGACAAAACGCTGGCCTGCCAAAGTTTCAGCAGGCGTTCCGTAAAACTATATACACGCTTTCGACGGATGCATCGAGTGGCACCACCAGCGGCCCAGCGACGGAGACGCTCGTTCAAGCGGCGTCACCGCAAAAGACAACGAATCTCTCGAAGGCGGTGCAAACGTCCGTGCCCAACGCTCAACAGTCGAATCCATCCGCGGGAATCAATGTGCAGTCCATCGCAAACATTCCGACGAACGCGTTGCAGCTGTCCACCGGCAGGCAGATACTAAACATCGTGCAGAGCTCTGGGAATAACGCGAACGTGGCGACCAGCCCGAATACCAATCAAACGCTGACGCAACTAGTGCAGAGCGTGCAAAATGCCTCGCCTGGTGTGATATACACGCACAAAATTCCTGTAACGATATCCACCACGAATCCAAGTCAACTGAACATCATACCCACTATATCGCACGCAAACTCGATACCAACGGGAAGAACACCGGTAGTCAAGTTGAACATTATCCGTGCTACGACTCCTTTAAGGCAACAGAACATCACTGGAGCCATCCAAGCAGTTCTGACGGCTCCCAGAttgcagcagcaacaacagcaaccTCAAccgcagcaacaacaacaacaacaacaacagccaCCAGCAGTTAGAACGGACAGTTTGATCGGCTCTCCCATCGAAGTCCCGAATCAAGTCAGTTCGACGACTCTGGAACAACTGAGGGAGTTTGAGAGCGTGTTGGAACAAGTAAAGGAGAGGAGCACTATACAACCGCAGTCTCATCAAATGATATCCACCGCCGCTACGACTACCGTGCAAACGCAAACGACCACCCAACAGACCCAAGCTACcaaacaacaacagcagcagcaacaacagcaacaggtTTCTGTCAGCGCCCTCGCGCAGCAACTCTTGATGCCCACGCAGCAAGCCACCAACACCGACTTCGCGAGCAACGGCAACACGGTCAATTTCCAACAGGATATATTCTCTCAGAAGGTTTCCTTGGCTTACGTGAATCAAAATACCGCGGCAACAGGAACTGCCAAGACTCCCAACACCGCTCCTGTCGTCGTGGTGACGAGTTACTGTCAACCAGCAGCCTCTCCGGCCTTGAGCGTCACTTCTCAGAGTTCTTCCAGCCCGTGCGTCACACCAGCACCCGCGCCCATACCATCCGCAGGGAAGACGCCGCCCACGCCACCCTCCTCGAAGACGGTGAAGAAATCTGCGCCCAAGACCGTGAAAACCAGCGCCACGAACACGTCCAAGGCGTCGCCGATCCCCAAGCCGCAACAGAAACCTCAAGAGGACGAACAGACCGCTCAGAGGATCTACGCCATCTTGGACGAGTACGCGGAGCAGCTGCGAAACTCGCCCGATCTGAACAACAAACCAGCGCCGAGGAGACGATCGAATCCGCCGACGAATCCTAGTCAGTCCTCGAAAAGGAAGAAGTCCAGCGCGAACAAGGCGAAACCGGTCGGTCAACAAAACTCGGAGCTGAGCCCCAGCACTGACGACCTCGGCAGGACCATGGGCAGCGAGGATTCCTCCAGCGGTGTCGTTCACGTGCAGGACAGCCCTGCTGCAGGCTTCCCAGCTCCCGAAGAATCCACCAGCAATGTCGGAAACGTCACAGACGCCAGCGCCGAAGTTCGAAACCTGACCAACGATTCCAACGACGGAGTCGAGCTGAACGTCAAGAGGCGAAACCTGATTTTCGCCGAGCCTGGCTCTGGACAGCCGAGAGCTGTGATCGTCCAGGAGGCCGTGCAGACGAGTTCCGTGAGCGTAAGCGAGGCTCTGGCCTCCGTAACAGGAAAAATGGGAAGCACGGCTGTCCTGGTTCCGGGCACCAATTACATCCTGCCGATGAACCTGATGAAGGGCGGCCAGCAATTCACGATAGTGTCCAGCGGATCGAAGCTACTCGCCACGGTGCCCGCGACGGTTCGAACCACTGGGAACACCGGCGTCTCGAACACTTTGGTACTGCAATCGTTTTTGAATCAAGCGGGGAAAATCATCTCGCAGCCGGCACAGGTAAAGCAAGTGAAGATACCGACGTTGCAGACATTGTCTGGCAATCAGACGCTAACGGCCGCGCAGAACGTTCAGGCAGCTTCCGTAGTCATTCCTCCGAGTGGAAACGGTGGCCAATTTACCGCGGAGACAGCGACGGCGACGGCAACGGAGAAGAGTAATATCATCGGTGATTTGACCATGGCGAAAACCGATACAGTCACGGGTGGAGTGCCCGTCGAGCCGCCCTCAAACGCAATCGTCGTGAACAAAAGTAATTCGGCTATTGGTTTGATTCAACGAAATTTGAACGAAGCTTCAGAGAGCCAACAGATATGCGGGGTTATCACCAGCAATCCCAACTTGACTCTTCAGGGAACGAGACTGTTCAATTCGTCTATACACAAATTGTCGACGCCTGCGGGACTGAAGTCTGAGAATGTGGTGTGTCTGACACCGACAGCAGCAACGATCGCTCACACAACCGAGAAGAAACCATCGCAGGAGTCCCAAGTTCACAACGAGAAGCCAGTTTCCATTCAAACGGGAGCGACGATCGCGTTAGCTTTCGCTACACAGTCGGACGTTTCCATGCTGAACGACagtcaacaacaacaacaacagcagcaaaAAGATATGAAGGAGATATCGACGGATATAATCCACGGCGGCAAGATCATCTCCCCGAAGgcagtgaaaagaaaaatcgacgaCGCTATGG ATTCCATGTCCACGATCGTGACCAGCAAACAACCAGGGATAATGGACAATGCGACACAGTTCTTGGTAACCGGCGGTCCAAGCAGTTCCGACAGTCAAGAGTCGCCTATTCAGCAATCCAGCGAGGGTATCGACGTGTCCTGCAAAGTTGGAAACGGCTTATTGTACGGAAACGCGAGGTTACAAGAAGCTTGGGAACCGGAAGGCAAAGTTTCGCCAGACACGCCGTGGCGATACGTTCCTACGTCCACGAATTCTCTGAACATCGAGCCCCTGAACTCCAGATACGCCGACAACCCAGAGAACGTGCAAAGCGTTCTGCAGATTATCAACAAAGGCCAGGGTATCGAGATGGCGGGCGGACAGATTTATCAAACCAACacgaaaaagtattttatgaaTCACACTTTGGAGCCGTTTCAGCAATACacgaataaaagtaacatGATGAAGACGCCGCTGACGCCCAGATTGGAACGGGAACTGTTGCAGCAAAAAATGGAGAGGAAAGCCGCGGCAATAGAGCGCGAGATGAGGCTACAGAAAAGTTTGTCCGAGGAATGCGAGGATCTGGGGGTAGATGAACCCAGTACCAGCGATTTGTTCCCTGAAGCCGACCTCTTGTTCGACACGAATCACTCGCCCTCGTTCGATCACTCGTCCCAAGACGCGTCGTGCAGTCAGCCGCTAGGTATGAAATCGTATGGCGGTTCTTATTTCCGTTCTCTGGATTCGTCGAGCGGGAGCAGGGACGCCAGTCCCGTCGCCGACTTCAAGGTAAACGAACGTAGAAAAATCACCAGCCAGCGGACAAGGTCCTCGAAGGACTCCTTGAAGAGATCGAAGAGGGAAAAAGTGGAAGATCTCCATTTGGAAAATCCAGTGAAGCACTTGCGATTAACCTTGGACAACTCGAGCCAGGACGAGGCGTCGAACAGTAATTCCGATGTCTCGAGGCTCTCGCCTACGAACTTGGGATCCTTGGAGAACGACTCGTTGAAGAACACCGGTCGAACGAAGATCGTGTCGAGGAACGGATCGAAAGAGGGCTCGCCGAGCAGCGTATCCAGCATTCCATCTAACATGAAGCTAGACATAGACCTGGACTCGGAATCGCTACCGCCAACCATCAACGTGAACAACGTGTCCGCGGCGAGCTCCGGCGACGAAAGTCTGACTCTGCTCAGCGGTAACACCGCAGACGTTACCATACCCTCGCCGCTCTCGCCTATCGCCGGACCCATGCTGTCCACGCACAAATATACTTACACCAATAAGAAACGCATAGCGTCCAAGGTGACGAGAATGGATTACCTTTCCTGGGAGAGTCCGATGTCCGAGAGGATGAGATCGAGCAGCGACGAGGAGGATTCCAGCGTGAGCGAGTCGATCGGCAGCCAACCAGAGGAGAACGCTCTGAGCAACGGTCTCGACGACGCGGTGCAAAGTCTCAAGTCGTTGTCCAGCGAACGGCGTTgcagttatttgaaaaaaaaggagaagctAGAGGTAAACACGAGGGTGGTGCTGAATCGATCCGATCACAAGTCTGGCAGTCTCTCGAAGCGTATAAAAGCGTCGGAATCGATCCAAGACTCGATGATGATCTCCAGCGACAAGGCCTCCGAGGCCTCGGATGACGAGACGAGCAACATCGCGCTAGTCGAACCCGATTGTCGAGCGAGACGATCGAGCTTAAGGGGTCACGTTAAGAAGGGATGCGCCTGCTGCAACGGTTCCCCGGAACGACCGAAGAAAAAATCCGTCAAGTCGGATCATTCGAGGCTAAAGAAACGATTGTCCGCGAAACAGGCTGGGAAGAAAAGGTAG